Proteins encoded together in one Streptomyces rubradiris window:
- a CDS encoding LysR family transcriptional regulator translates to MNRQQLEYFLAVAEHGSLGHAAVAAGVSQPSLSQALGTLEKEMGAALVRRVRRGAVLTPAGRAFVPHARLLLRELRRTGEVIGGPDGGLSGELDLVTTPVLAVDPCAPLLGRFRGLHPEVRVRVQVTDRDAEVPGMLADGRAEVGLAYLPLDTDGIVVRALAEHEIMAVFPPDEPPPPDPLPVRWLAGRETVGVTGHSRQRALVGDHLAAHGVRLRLTVEVAHREMVVPLVLAGAGMSFLAGKAARWAAGQGARVRRLDPPLRQRYGLAHGHGRLSPAARALAGLAVAPDDGAYVGGGSFAG, encoded by the coding sequence GTGAACCGTCAGCAGCTGGAGTACTTCCTCGCGGTCGCCGAGCACGGCAGCCTCGGTCACGCGGCGGTGGCCGCCGGGGTGAGCCAGCCGTCGCTGTCGCAGGCCCTGGGCACCCTGGAGAAGGAGATGGGCGCGGCGCTGGTGCGCCGGGTGCGGCGGGGGGCCGTCCTCACTCCGGCGGGGCGGGCGTTCGTGCCCCACGCGCGGCTGCTGCTGCGTGAGCTGCGCCGGACGGGCGAGGTGATCGGCGGTCCGGACGGCGGGCTGTCCGGGGAGCTGGACCTGGTCACCACGCCGGTGCTGGCCGTCGATCCCTGCGCCCCGCTCCTCGGGCGGTTCCGCGGGCTGCACCCCGAGGTGCGGGTGCGGGTCCAGGTCACCGACCGCGACGCGGAGGTGCCCGGCATGCTGGCGGACGGCCGGGCCGAGGTGGGCCTTGCCTACCTCCCCCTGGACACGGACGGCATCGTGGTGCGCGCGCTGGCCGAGCACGAGATCATGGCCGTCTTCCCGCCCGACGAACCACCCCCGCCCGACCCGTTGCCGGTCCGGTGGCTGGCCGGCCGGGAGACGGTGGGGGTCACCGGGCACAGCCGTCAGCGCGCACTGGTGGGCGACCATCTGGCGGCCCACGGGGTGCGGCTGCGGCTCACCGTCGAGGTGGCGCACCGGGAGATGGTGGTTCCGCTGGTGCTGGCCGGGGCGGGCATGTCCTTCCTCGCCGGGAAGGCGGCGCGGTGGGCCGCCGGGCAGGGCGCGCGGGTCCGCCGGCTCGATCCGCCCCTGCGCCAGCGGTACGGGCTGGCGCATGGGCACGGCCGGTTGTCCCCGGCCGCCCGGGCGCTGGCCGGCCTGGCGGTGGCACCGGACGACGGAGCGTACGTGGGGGGTGGGTCCTTTGCCGGGTGA
- a CDS encoding LysR family transcriptional regulator — translation MPGEPGRGAPFTGLRQAEYFLAVVDSGGITAAARRLHVAQPSLSQTVRAIERQAGVELFERTPRGVVPTPAGRALVEPARRLLAARRAAGRAVSDVASLRAGRLELVAHASVTADPLARAVGGFRRAYPGVGVLVEDASDDDELVYALADGRHELAVVSLPLPSAPDLVTEELGHHEIWLAMAPGTAIAPGPVSPAEVSAMPLVAVLHGGSARHAIRRALAGTGTEEGVGHGTGHRRSSGREPGAGREQDGREPARAVRSWAGVVTPRLGSVIPLVLTGAGAALVDRWYAERIAEQGGVVRPLGPPVRAPFGVARRREPLSPACRVFLDILRETCAARSAGGPGPGA, via the coding sequence TTGCCGGGTGAACCGGGCCGGGGCGCGCCGTTCACCGGTCTGCGGCAGGCCGAGTACTTCCTGGCCGTGGTCGACAGCGGCGGCATCACCGCGGCGGCGCGGCGGCTGCACGTGGCGCAGCCGTCCCTATCGCAGACCGTACGGGCGATCGAACGGCAGGCGGGCGTTGAGCTGTTCGAGCGGACGCCGCGCGGTGTCGTCCCCACTCCGGCGGGCCGGGCCCTGGTGGAGCCGGCCCGGCGGCTGCTGGCGGCGCGCCGGGCGGCCGGCCGCGCGGTCTCGGACGTGGCGTCGCTGCGCGCCGGCCGCCTGGAGCTGGTGGCGCACGCCTCGGTGACGGCCGACCCGCTGGCGCGGGCGGTGGGCGGGTTCCGCCGGGCCTACCCGGGGGTCGGCGTGCTGGTGGAGGACGCGTCCGACGACGACGAGCTGGTGTACGCGCTCGCCGACGGGCGCCATGAACTGGCCGTGGTGTCACTGCCGTTGCCGTCGGCTCCCGATCTGGTGACGGAGGAGCTGGGCCACCACGAGATCTGGCTGGCCATGGCGCCGGGCACCGCCATCGCACCGGGACCGGTGTCGCCGGCCGAGGTGAGCGCCATGCCGCTGGTGGCGGTCCTGCACGGCGGCTCCGCCCGGCACGCGATCCGCCGGGCCCTCGCCGGCACCGGGACCGAGGAAGGCGTTGGGCACGGCACCGGGCATCGGCGGAGCAGCGGGCGCGAGCCGGGCGCGGGGCGCGAGCAGGACGGCCGGGAGCCGGCGCGGGCGGTGCGCTCCTGGGCCGGTGTCGTCACGCCGCGTCTGGGTTCCGTCATCCCGCTGGTGCTGACCGGTGCGGGCGCGGCTCTGGTGGACCGCTGGTACGCCGAGCGCATCGCGGAGCAGGGCGGGGTCGTCCGCCCCCTCGGCCCGCCCGTGCGCGCCCCGTTCGGAGTGGCACGCCGCAGGGAGCCCCTGTCCCCGGCCTGCCGGGTGTTCCTGGACATCCTGCGGGAGACGTGCGCGGCACGGTCCGCCGGCGGCCCGGGTCCGGGAGCGTGA
- a CDS encoding CaiB/BaiF CoA transferase family protein, with translation MNHPTPASGTRPLDGLRVIDLASVIMGPYACQILGDLGADVIKIESPVGDVMRHVHRRDADTIGALALNINRNKRSVRLDLKTPEGKQAALALIGTADALITNMRPRALRKLGLTYEDLAESNPRLVYCNAQGFRSDSPAADYAAYDEVIQAASGMVDLMRRVTGQPYYVPTAMADKVCGMTIAYAVLAALLGRERTGKGQHVEVPMADTMFAFTLVEHIGGQAYEPPAGPVGFPRSLEPGHAAFPTKDGYACVLPYNYRDAEAFFTFVGHPEALEGFTPENFQSKIGELYELLARYTGGHTTAEWDAFCSRHSIPFAPVMNLDHAGEHPYWVDGHMLDVQQHPHVGAYRVIGDPVRYSGSPSGVRRPCPELGEDTASVLTEIGYTPEQVAAVTGEADAGR, from the coding sequence ATGAACCACCCCACCCCGGCATCCGGCACCCGCCCCCTCGACGGCCTGCGCGTCATCGACCTGGCCAGCGTCATCATGGGGCCCTACGCCTGCCAGATCCTCGGCGACCTCGGCGCCGACGTCATCAAGATCGAGTCGCCCGTCGGTGACGTGATGCGGCATGTGCACCGGCGGGACGCCGACACCATCGGGGCGCTGGCGCTCAACATCAACCGCAACAAGCGCAGTGTCCGGCTGGACCTGAAGACGCCCGAGGGCAAGCAGGCCGCGCTGGCGCTCATCGGCACGGCCGACGCGCTGATCACCAACATGCGCCCACGCGCCCTGCGCAAGCTGGGTCTCACCTACGAGGACCTGGCCGAGAGCAACCCGCGCCTGGTCTACTGCAACGCCCAGGGCTTCCGCTCCGACTCGCCGGCCGCCGACTACGCCGCCTACGACGAGGTCATCCAGGCAGCCTCCGGCATGGTCGACCTGATGCGGCGGGTCACCGGCCAGCCCTACTACGTACCCACGGCCATGGCCGACAAGGTCTGCGGCATGACCATCGCCTACGCCGTGCTCGCCGCCCTGCTCGGCCGGGAACGCACCGGCAAGGGCCAGCACGTCGAGGTGCCGATGGCGGACACGATGTTCGCCTTCACCCTGGTCGAGCACATCGGCGGCCAGGCGTACGAGCCCCCGGCCGGTCCCGTCGGCTTCCCGCGCTCCCTGGAACCGGGGCACGCGGCGTTCCCGACCAAGGACGGATACGCGTGCGTCCTGCCGTACAACTACCGTGACGCCGAGGCCTTCTTCACGTTCGTCGGGCACCCCGAGGCACTGGAGGGCTTCACCCCCGAGAACTTCCAGTCGAAGATCGGCGAGCTGTACGAGCTGCTCGCCCGGTACACCGGCGGGCACACCACCGCGGAGTGGGACGCGTTCTGCTCCCGGCACTCCATCCCGTTCGCCCCGGTCATGAACCTCGACCACGCCGGCGAGCACCCCTACTGGGTCGACGGGCACATGCTCGACGTGCAGCAGCACCCGCACGTCGGCGCCTACCGGGTGATCGGCGATCCCGTCCGCTACTCCGGCTCGCCCTCCGGGGTACGGCGGCCCTGCCCGGAACTCGGCGAGGACACCGCGTCCGTCCTGACCGAGATCGGCTACACCCCCGAGCAGGTGGCCGCGGTGACCGGCGAGGCCGACGCGGGGCGGTGA